GTCTGCTTTGTCGCGCCGCTCGTGAATGGAATGACCATTCACTTCGCGCCGCTTCGCACCCGGAGACAGGCGCAGCCTGGGCTTCGCCATCTGCGCGTGCATCCCGCAAAGTCCCGTCGCGACCGCGAAGGACTTAATCAGAGGTTCCTTAACCAGACCGAATATCCTCGCGCTTGCTTACACGAAGCTTACGCGAGCACGAGTTTCCTCTTTCGAAGCATCGTTGACAAGGTGCCCCGGGGAACCTAGGTCGGTCGGAGCAGCGCGTTGATCTTGCCGACGAGGTCCATGGTCGAGAACGGTTTCGTGACGTACAGGTCGGCGCCTATCGCCAGGCCCTTGTTTACCTCGGCGTCGCGTCCCTTTGCGGAGAGCATGACGATCTTGATGTCTCGCCAGTCGTCGCGCTCGCGCATGCGCATGCATACTTCATAGCCGCTCTTCTGCGGCATCATAACGTCGAGCAGCACGAGGTCGGGATGGCATGCCTCGATCAGCCTGAGCGCTCCTTCGCCGTCGTGCGCGACCTCCACTTCATACCCGTTGCGCCGCAAGAGAAACTCGAGCGCCGCGACGATGTT
This Burkholderiales bacterium DNA region includes the following protein-coding sequences:
- a CDS encoding response regulator yields the protein MSKKILIADDEPNIVAALEFLLRRNGYEVEVAHDGEGALRLIEACHPDLVLLDVMMPQKSGYEVCMRMRERDDWRDIKIVMLSAKGRDAEVNKGLAIGADLYVTKPFSTMDLVGKINALLRPT